One region of Pseudomonas sp. ABC1 genomic DNA includes:
- a CDS encoding ShlB/FhaC/HecB family hemolysin secretion/activation protein, with the protein MGAFCADPSPGDLDWIRERQERLLEQQQQRLKELQQLPGGRSDSPPPATPADDSCYPIQRIHLQGANLLDAAQQRALVAPFEGRCLGIAQLNELLKIVTQYYLDHGYVTSRAYLAEQDLSSGELTLQVVEGRLEGLDSSALASQRELAMAFPGHADGYLNLRELEQLVDQLGRLPSRPAQLDLVPGTQVGGSRVRLSGEPMKPWRVSLSRHNEGQRSTGEQQLALGLEWDSPLGLADQFGLRGSGDAVTDTWRHSASQSATYSIPYGWWRLDYSYNQSYYRTRVESSGQLFESDGESKQHQLRVERVLHRDSLGKSAMNLGLAHLRTRNYIENSLLQGSSNRLTELQLGFNHGRRVKNAFVNMDLGWQRGIGALDAQRNERARGSQPVSRYNKYSLTLSYLQPFSFLGQSLSVDSLFNAQRSEDVLYSPQRISLGGLSSVRGFKEQSLSGDSGYYWRNQVRWRHPVTWEALRPFVREYGLLLAYDRGAIKGTAYNTGQHGRVSGNAAEFSLRGEHMAVSLTLAHSLERPDAFAQRERPVHFRVDLFF; encoded by the coding sequence ATGGGCGCCTTCTGCGCCGACCCTTCCCCGGGGGATCTCGACTGGATTCGCGAGCGGCAGGAGCGGTTGCTGGAGCAACAGCAGCAGCGGCTCAAGGAGTTGCAGCAACTGCCTGGCGGTCGCTCTGATTCTCCGCCGCCAGCGACCCCCGCTGATGATAGCTGCTACCCGATCCAGCGGATTCATCTGCAGGGCGCCAACCTGCTGGACGCAGCGCAGCAGCGTGCGCTGGTGGCGCCTTTCGAGGGGCGCTGTCTGGGCATTGCCCAGCTCAACGAATTGCTGAAAATCGTCACGCAGTACTACCTCGATCATGGTTATGTGACGTCGCGGGCCTACCTGGCCGAACAGGACTTGAGTTCCGGCGAGTTGACGCTGCAGGTCGTCGAGGGACGCCTGGAGGGCCTCGACTCTTCCGCCCTGGCCAGCCAGCGTGAACTGGCCATGGCCTTTCCCGGGCATGCCGACGGCTATCTGAATTTGCGGGAGCTGGAGCAGTTGGTCGATCAGTTGGGACGCCTGCCGTCTCGTCCTGCGCAGCTCGATCTGGTGCCGGGGACGCAAGTGGGCGGCAGCCGCGTGCGCCTGTCCGGCGAGCCAATGAAGCCCTGGCGCGTGTCGCTGAGTCGACACAACGAGGGCCAGCGCAGCACAGGAGAGCAGCAGTTGGCGCTGGGGCTTGAATGGGACAGCCCGCTGGGGCTTGCCGACCAGTTCGGGCTGCGCGGATCGGGCGATGCCGTCACTGATACCTGGCGACATTCGGCCAGCCAGTCGGCCACCTACAGCATTCCCTATGGCTGGTGGCGGCTCGACTACTCCTACAACCAGAGCTACTACCGCACGCGTGTGGAAAGCAGTGGGCAGCTGTTCGAGAGCGACGGTGAAAGCAAGCAGCATCAGTTGCGCGTCGAGCGTGTCCTGCATCGCGACAGCCTGGGCAAGTCGGCGATGAATCTCGGGTTGGCACACTTGCGCACCCGCAACTACATCGAGAACAGCCTGTTGCAAGGCTCCAGCAATCGCCTTACGGAATTACAGCTGGGTTTCAACCATGGCCGCCGGGTGAAGAACGCCTTCGTCAACATGGACCTGGGCTGGCAGCGCGGTATCGGCGCGCTGGATGCCCAGCGCAACGAGCGTGCCAGAGGCTCGCAGCCGGTCTCGCGCTACAACAAATACAGCCTGACCCTCAGCTACCTGCAACCGTTTTCCTTCCTTGGCCAGTCCTTGAGCGTCGACAGCCTGTTCAACGCACAGCGCAGCGAAGACGTGCTCTACAGCCCGCAGCGAATCAGCCTGGGCGGGCTGTCCTCGGTGCGTGGTTTCAAGGAGCAGTCGCTGAGTGGCGACAGTGGGTATTACTGGCGCAACCAGGTTCGCTGGCGGCATCCGGTGACCTGGGAAGCGCTACGACCTTTCGTGCGCGAGTATGGATTGCTGCTGGCCTATGACCGTGGAGCGATCAAGGGCACTGCGTACAACACGGGACAGCATGGGCGTGTCAGCGGCAACGCCGCAGAGTTTTCGCTACGCGGCGAGCACATGGCCGTCAGCCTGACCCTGGCCCATTCCCTGGAGCGCCCCGATGCCTTCGCGCAGCGGGAAAGGCCCGTGCATTTTCGCGTCGACCTGTTTTTCTGA